The Pangasianodon hypophthalmus isolate fPanHyp1 chromosome 20, fPanHyp1.pri, whole genome shotgun sequence genomic sequence acatatatatatataatttcaaattcagattgtgtgtgaaactgaatttgtgaatctgaatttgaaataatataaatataaattacattcgtaataaatataaatacagttcaattataaataaataatatagtgTAAACTTATTCAATTTTGTTCTTATTGGTGGTTActgtagatttatttttacttgtattattgttgttattattattattattcatcctTAAAAAGTATACTAATTATTACAAGTGCtaagataaaaaaatgaatttcagcattaatacaccacAAGAATTTTAACTAATGTTGTAAATAGTGTCACTTAAAACAGCCAACACAGTTCTAATTGTAATAAATCGTCTCATCACATCGCTTTTGTCTTCACTGCAGCTTGCTTATGTTCACATCACACAGTTACTGTCTCGAATGTCTCACTTCCATTTTATATTCAAAGCCTTCGCTTCCTCATCGTGGGATTCCTGTTATACAGAGCCgctctgtgtgtgggtgagtgtgggtgcgtgtgggtgtgcgtgtgggtgtgcgtgtgtgtgtgtgtgtgcgtgtgtgtgtgcgtgtgtgtgtgcgtgtgtgtgtgttgtggattGCGCGTGGATCTCTCCTGGTCATTAGCGTGCCTCCTGCGCTGTATTTACCGCTGTGTGATGtcctttctgtgtttgtgttgaacAGAATGTAGATGTGACGCGGATGCCAGAGGAGGCCTTGCAAACAGTGCCAGCTCATCAGTGACACtccgcacacaaacacacacacgcacacactcccTGTGGGATAAtcaatattcaaaaaaaaaaaaatcatttgattaTTCTTTAGATTAGTGATTTGGAGCCATAATCGCTCCTTCTGTGACCTGACACTAATCAATCTTATCATCTTAACGAACTTTATGCCAGCATGTGCATGACTGGCAGCTATGTTTACAACCAGACCATCGTCTGGAACACGTTTAATTAATGAAGCTAAATGTAAGAATGTTAAATAACTTACTATGTTTACGTAAAATTACCCTACAGTATGTGCTGCGCAATAATATATTTAACCACTGAGAATGAAAAGCAGTGATTAGCATTGCTCTAATGCACAAGTAAGTTTAACTTCATGAGCTAAACTGCCTTTGCACCTTAACACTCCCATTGGTTTGATTTTTCTAACATTGTGTTTTGTGTCGATTTATGTGGAATGTTGTccttctgaggaaaaaaaaaaaaaaagtgtacatgtTGAGAGTATTAGCTTTACCGTGGcacaaatcacattttaatttgcCAACAGAGAGCCAGATTGAAtcggctttttaaaaaaaatgctgtgattTTACTTTGAAACGTGAAGATCTCCATACTGATGGGGAAGTGGATTTAGATTTgcatttagattttatttaaaatggtatTTATACAATGATGATGTCTAAAtgaaatgctaataaaatatgtttaatagaCATTGAAGCCCATTTGTATTCATACACCTCGAGACTTATATACAATTAAACATCATCTTCCAGATGTTTTTGAGATTGATTAAGAATTCTTTGCTTCATATGTATTTATGGTTGAGATCATCTGAGAGATGTGCTCAGAACTGAACTTTTAGTCGGTTCTGCTTCCTAAAACTTTGAAGGaattagtaatttaaaccacattgaccctgaccaggatgaagcgtTTACTGAAGGGGAACGATtgagcgctgtgtgtgtgtgtgtgtgtgtgtgtgtgtgtatgtgagaatgCGCTCACGTTAATGAGCTTGGCCTTCCTCTGTCttgtttgtcctgcaagctGCTTATCTCCTGCCTGCgggaaagtaaaaaaagaaaaaagaaaaccctcgctcaaacaacttttatttttgctgaatGAACACCTCAGTGTCAGTTTTCTTACTTCAATAAGCACTGAAATAACGAGCTGCCTTTAAGGAGTCTGGATTTAAGGAGTCAAACTGAACTGACGCAGGCCTTAATTAAGATTTACTTTAAACTGTACCTTGATCGAAGCTTTTATAGAAGTTAAAACTCTAAAACGGTCAGGGATATGCTTGGGTTGCCTGAAAACCACAACATTGATAACATTTAATGTGAAGAAAAGAGTACTGACAAGCTTTGCGTACTGAACTCTATGGGCTTTAAAGGATTATATCGAAAAATTAAGTGTGCACAAATATAGTGACTCTGCTCGGGGATCATTATAACATTTGTGAGGCTTGGAAGCATCAAGCAAGGAGCTGTTAGAGACTGTATGTACAAGTACGTTGCATATTACAGGCAAGAGGGCGaagtttatgtttgtgtatgttcaTCTTAAACCTGGCTGTAGTGCTGGTGATGACATTATTGCTTTATCACTGTTGCGAAATGTCAGCCTTGCAGAAAGTGCTGTATAAACTGATTTGAACATGTAATCATTAATAAACCAACGGTATACATTATCAGTTAGAAGTTGCACTGTAATACAGATTGTGGCACCATTACAGtgtctcatatatatatatatataaaatatacacacacacatacatctcaATAATCATCCACAAAATTgtattttctgttgttttccaCAGAATGTAACTGTGCATCGGAGCACGGAGGACGCCCTGTGCACCGTTCCACCTCACCTCTGACCTCACCTCATTGGCCGTCCTCTCCCGTGTGTCTCAGTACCCTTTCTCCAAGGGTCCCCTGTCCTCCAGGCATCTCCATCACGAAAGGATCCGGAGTCTGGTGTCACAGAGTCTTCATTTCTCCCTCTGTACCTTTAATCCTCCAGGGTTCACAGACAGGACGCAGCTCTACAGGCTTTACACTCTGACTATAGAGTAATGTTCATTAAGCAGGAACTGATTCCAGATCAGCATCAGTACCAGGATCGTTGATAAGATTTGCTTTTGAATATAATCTTTATCTCCTGCGTGTGGAGTGTACGTGTGATTACTCGAGACGTGAAATTCAGAACATTTTAGTACTGAGAAAGCAGTGGATAACTGGTTTACTCCTGTGTCACTTAcgatggaagtctaagggcagttgtaaAATCCACATTTATATTTCAGACATACAGACATGTCGCACTTTTTCCGAGGGACGGATTTGTCTTTTGGGCGCTACCAAAAACACTAATTTACAAATCGTGGAGTTCTcagaaacatttgtgaaagtGTAAACACTTTTTCGCCATTTAGCAGAAGACCCACTGATGTGTTGCTGGATTGGTGTAGACGTGCTTTTGGGTAGACACTGGCATATTTTGTCTCCTCTTTGGGCatcatttatctttttatattttttatatatatagatatatatatttttagcaaGGTTGTCTGTGAATATTGCCATAGGCCAGACAGAACTAAAAATTCCCATCAGATTTACAGAAGTTCTGCTGATTTTCTTCCTTCTCTCATGCTCATGCTGATAAACGCCAGTTAGATGTAAATTACTAAGTGTGTTCACGGAACAGCTGATTTACTTTTATTGTTAACTGTTTGTTGATTGATTCcaacagctgcccttagacATCTAATATAAACGAGTATGGagtaaaacagtttttttttaaatcagtacaGGGTAATGTGTTTGCTGAAGAATTTTCCGCAGTAAtcacacaaacatcacacacGTGTTGGATAGAGACGAGGTCAGCTTTAAACACTTACTTGCACAACAACAAATCACACTGTATTACGTCACACAGCACTACACTGATCACTGCGCGCGCTACAGACAGTCTGTTTGATCTGGTTAAACTTTCAAACTTCCTTTTTACACCTCTGGGTTTTGGGACCGTGTGTAAAACCTTCACTGAAGGATGTAAAATGTAACATACTGCGAATGAACTTATATCAGGCGGGATAATATTTGGCTTGCATTTTGCGTATGTGTTTGGGTGTGCCGctttcccgtgtgtgtgtgtgtgtgtgtgtgtatgtatgtgtgtgtgtgtgtgtgtgttttgcagctcTTGCACTCCTCTTTTAATCAGTATTGTTCTGTCGTTGTGTCACACCGCTATTTGATTCTTATCTCTCTGTTACTTTGAGGGAAGGATGACTTTGtttcgtatgtgtgtgtgggggtgtgtgtgggggtgtgtatgtgtgggggtgtgtgtgtgtgtgtgaataagaaATGATCACTACGTCACGTGTGTGAAtcctgtttatttctgtagaacACATGTCTTGAGGTTGGAATGAATCCAACATCCTCACACCAagacaaatgtatttatttgccttttatgtgttttaaaagGTGAGTTTCAAAATCAGTcgattgttttttttgggtgaGATAAACCTGagatgaaattattttaaatcgagctcattatttttttattaagtggGTTTGGTTTGTAACGGTGAAGTGCATTCTGACCTGTAAAAAACAGTGAACACGAataaaccgtgtgtgtgtgtgtatatatatataaaatgagatGTAATCATGCACTGGTTATTGTAGGAATAAATATGGGAATAATGTGTCTTAATGGcaataaagtttaattaaaaaaaaaaaaaatctctgagtAAAACCTAATTACTGCATGTTAGTCCTAATAAGACGCGTCTTCGCTTTCTGTTGCGCTAAAGCGTAAAGGTTTTGAGTTCattcatgtgaaataaaatctatacttagaattattttatgaaaatgcattacagcTATCTTTATATTATGAATTGTTAACATGATACATTATAAGTTGTGTTTATAACGTGTTATATCAGCAAGCCCGACCTGACATAGTGCATTATGAGATGATATAACGGTGATATAGTGTGTTATAAACACTACTACTTATAATGTATTCTTTTAACAATTTAGAAACAGTGCCGTTTTCATAAATAGTTATAACgatgtgtataatgccttataaatgtgtaataacatgctatgaatgtattcatatgTCGTTGTACATCGTAGAAAGTGTAAGGCTGAGCGACATGACAATGAAATATCCATATCCtgataaatgatgtcacagATATTGTTatctttaattctttaatcgtaattattattttgtctttaattattaatttatcgTTAATCACAAATATTTGTGACATCtataattatttactttttataacTTTAATTACAGACTGAATGGAAGCAGGTAACaatactgaaatgtatttaatctttaaatgttaaaatgtttacagatgtaattttttttattcttgtgataaattattttaatataaaaatcatacatttattatttataattttttttttaaagcaacattaCTGTTTTGCAGTTTGTTATCAGACCTGTATAGCATGATGCACATTGTGTATCGCAGCCTTCGAGAATCGTGATGCGATATTTCTGTCATGTCGCTCATCTCTACTACGCTTTATTCCTCTCCAGTTTTAGCAGCTCTGTCATTTTGTGCTGAAAGTAAATAAGTTTTGTTTACGACTTTATGAAGCGTATGTCTGTCTGGAAGTCGAGCTGCTGTGTTCTCATTATGCGCTGCACTTACTTTACAATACACATCAGAGAGGAAGGAAATGAATCATCCTTCTGCTTTTATACTAAGATTCGATTCACACTATAATTATAGGCATATTGTCTGATTCTCGCACTGATCCTCCTCTAATGCGATATAATtttcactgtagtgtctccttctcctcctttaTTCAGCTCTTTATTAGAGAAATGAATCCCTCGGGCTACACAAAGCGCAATATATCTTTATTGGTTTTATCGTTACCATcagtttgacatttttttttttgcagtcatTACTTTACTTTTCACCTGGAATTATAATCAGAGGCTGTGTCAAAATATAAACacccacttttttttcctgtcacaATGCCATGTATTCTTTTTTccttaataacaaaaaaaaaaccaaacaaacaaaaaaaaaaacacatggagTATATAAAAGACGAAACAGAGAATAGAAGCCACTGGAGACTTTACATCGTGTTGACGGTATTTCCTGTGCCCATCAATATTAATGGATATTTGAATAATACTTTTTAAGGACCTGCCTTGAccttgagtattttttttcctcagaaaatgtggggttttttttgttttaatgttcaAATGTACAATTATCAATATCCATGGGAACAAGAAGCACCTTAAACAGGAGTCGGAAGGCGAAAAGGGGAAAAGGGGACGCTGCATACGACATCGCAGGATCGGTCGGTCAGTCGGTCGGTCGTTCCTCGGGTTGGTTTTTGACGGTTGATTCACTGACGATGAGCTCCTGCTGAGCTGTAAAAGCCTGCGATGCCTCTCTCTACAGGAATCTCCATAAAGGGCTCAGAGACAGATCCTCAAAactacaacagcaacaacaacacaataaatacaagtGTGCACTAATCACAGCAGCTACGACGGAGACAGAAAAGAAGCGTACGTTTTTGAGGAATTCCTCGGCGACGATGCGAGCGCGTGCATTGACAGCCAGCTTCATCTCGCTGATCTCTTTGTCAATTTCCTCCATGAAATGGATGACGAAGTCCACCAGCTTGTGCTTGTACATCTGCTCCGTGTGGAAGTTAGTGATGAGGAAGCTGATGTCATAGCCCttacagagagcgagagagagaaaaaggtgaAGTGAAagtcataaaacacacacacacacacacacacacacacacacacatatgcaattttacatttatgtacaAGTCTATCACAAGTCTTCTTTTCTTCCAGTTTAATTCATACACAGTGCTTATGTTTGGTCAAGAATTATATTCACATAATAGAGTCGAGCCGTCAAAACGTGCCGGGTCTGAAATTGGAGTCTTGGGGGGGGACACCACCATCAACTCTATAAACTGTTCTGAACACTAGATCTGCAAGGAATacaacacttgggggtgtgctgttataggaaaataatcagtgacagggtggggTGATGCAAGTTACTGCTTccaccccaaagtggattattttccaataactgcacagcctaaagtgttttaattctttcattccatagtgatttttatttattaaagtacaccatactttttttttatccatttatagttacattgtgtgttgtggaacatcgacaaaacaagttagtttctgttctcacttacgttaaagGAGCTAGAAACAGACATTTCCTCATCActcgctttttttttctcttgatgttaataagccaaaaaaacctcagcttgtcatgttactgagaaaccacaaggCGTTAAatctcctctgtcttgaagtactgactgtgacaaagcactgacactggagactccttccaaaaattgtTCCATTGCTTGTGATATACATCAGCGATGTAGTTTTATTGCAAAactatagtgtttttttttcctctccagtTTCCCTCACCTCCACAGGTTTCCTTCGCAGGATGAAGAAGTTCTCCGCTCGCATCATCATGAAGCGCATGAACTTGTGGCACAGGATCTTCTCGATCTCGTCCGCCTGGTTGGAACATCAGAGTTAATGCTGGGGTTTAAACACAGGGCTGAAGCTCAAACTGATTCCTCACAGGTTTGCTACAGGAAGAGCTTAAAGCCTCCGCACACGTCGCTTCTGTCATAAGGACACGGTTTGATACATTTTCTACACATAAATGTGTACTTTGAGTTTTCTGTAGCTATACCAAGTCATAAAGTAGTAttcaaaaaaatcttaaatatggttttttttattaaattaaatttaattaaacagcagtgttttgACCGTGACCTTTTTCTGCAACACCTTTTATTGTGACTTTAAAgaatattatttgaatattattcCAATATTACCTTGTAATGCAAATccctactttaaaaaaaaaacctaaggaaaatatttttcttgCACCTAATTGAGATGTTTAGTGATGCTTTGTGAATACTGGTTCGAGGATAAGACAGACTGAGTGCGGGATGCCGTACCTGTTTGACGGCGATGCTGACCCGCACCGAGTTGATGGAGCCCTCGATCAGGACTTTCTCCTTATCGTTGCGGCTGATCACCACCGGCTGCAACAACAACTCTTTGCTGCTCCTGTAGAGAGACATCACATTGGGAGAGTAAAATTTTCCAGACCGTCACGAGCACACTATGGCTGCTGTCTATCAGCGTAAATCTCAGGGTGTTTACACTGAGAAGTTTGGAAGCGAGCCCACGCTCTCTGACTCACCTGACCTCCACCTCCGGCTTGTTGTGCCGTTCCACCACCTGAGAGGAGAAGTTCTCCAAACACAGGGCCGCCTGCAGGGTGGCACGCACGGCGTTCAGGTACGGACGCAGGGTCGCCGTCTGgaaaaatgatgacattttaaaacaaaattcagGTTAATTGTGATGTCAGTCACCTGCATCACAAGGTGTTAAAGCCAATGCAGTCTAAAGAGGCAGATCTTCAGGGTCGGTGGAGCAGATTTCATTCTGGATTATgcattaattactaattattaattatattaatgcaacACTATCAAAACATCCAAATAGGTTACATTTTTTATAGGAATATATGCGGATTTTATAACttattcttcatcatcatcatcatcatcatggagTGACAGTGACTACCATAAACACCATCACTTAATGCAAATGAATGCacattaaaacaacaaacaccTCCTGTAATCTAGAtttaattatatgtattttatgttttaaataattaaagataCACTACACGATTATAACATAGTAATATATGCTAGCTAGGTAAcgttagcaagctagcaaagGCATCAATACGGAATTTCAGGTTTAACTAGCTTCATCTTTCGATGTCAATTAACGTAGAATTTATCACtcttattataacaaaaaaatcagacattGAACATTAATCCCAAAAACAAATATTGCCACTTTGATACAGAAGAAATCTTCTTACCATTTTTGTGGTCCTTTGAGAAAGGCGGAAGTATTTACGCCACGCCTGGTGTTATTTCTCCCCCACCCGTATTCCTAGATCCCCCCCGCCTCCTGGGCTCCTACTGATCCCATTGGCTAACATCTTGTCAGTATGAAATCTTAGCCAATCAGAAGAAGCAATACTAACCAATGCAGGCGCGGGAGGCGGGGTTTGTCGGAATACGTGTGGGGGAAAAACAACGTCTACTGCTGTAACGCTACGTGCGTTTTTAGCGCCGCTTGTCTAAAACTATGTAGTAGTGGCGCATAATAATTTTGTGCCACACTTTTTacgtttaaaaaaaggaaatatataaCCAAACAAATATTATTTCTGACAGAAAATATGTGTATACGTAAAATACTTCTGAAATTATTGTGATAAACAGTGCAATTACACAAAAACAGCTTTATCGAGTCTCTAATATTCCAAACAATACGGTAGCAACTGCGGTCCCGAATTTACCTTGATTCGCGTTTTCTTCCATATATGGCAAATAGTAAAACCTGCTCAGTTTGCTTGATTATTGCTGGAATATAatacatttacttattttatttatctgtacCTGCTAATAAACGTTaattatttcacaaaaatatcaatgtgttattttgtttttgtatggCTTTTACAGGTTTGTCTCACAGCACGGACTGGAACATACCATCTTTAAACCTATTTGATTGCTTGTGTTCATGCGGGGGGTGTTTAGTCCTGCGtgctataatttattttaaattaaaaaacgtTGATCAGATGAAAAAGTTTACATATTCTCTTTAAGTGCTGTTGAGATTAATACCGACTATAAAATCTTGTTACTCgaacatgaacattaaatatttttgtttcaatACACCAACGCTCCCCCGTTTCACTAAATGGTACAGTCGCTAATGGATGCCGTTTCTCCGAGGTAAATATAACGTCGAAATTTTGAGTAAATTCTTTGAATAagtgtataatttatgtatatatttgtcttaaatcaattaaaaaaccTTAGATACGTTAGGTCTGTTTAcgaaaatgttaaattaaaaatggttttgtaGTTTGACCTGCACACTcccattagctagctagcatgcttGCTAAGCTAACTAGCAAACAGCACTGGTGctaactgaaatatttattacatctGTTAATATCAGGGCATGGTGCAGATGAGTTATGTGATTATCCTTCACTCTGAGATTAGTTTCAAGCTGTATAACATTTATTTGCATATACAGTCTTTCACAGCACACACTTTAACGCTAGCTCCTGTTAGCTTTAGATGGTTTGCTTGTTATAATGTCTATTAAACATGTTCCATATTATcatatacttttatattatatagtcaaATATGATCTGAAACACTTAGAAAGGAAATAAAGTATCAGGATTTGTAGGTACATCATGCAAAATCTCAGTAATTCCTCATAAATCATAAGATTTCCCTAAAATATTGGGTTTCTGGATCAGTTTTCCAAGTAGAATGTCAAGATACAAGTTAAAGGTTTACTTCCTAAAACTTTGAGGCAGaacaatatggcaaaaaaaatcatatcctGATATTTTCATAATACACAATGAATGTCAcaatatttaaatgtggctaACAAAGTGACAGATTAAaatacttcattaaaaaaacaggcattaatgatacttttatttaaggTTTACAGAAATGATGTCTTTAACCAGGAAAaggcaagaaaaagaaacacagatacaaaaatatacagctGTGAGAAACGACCGAGTTGGTCAGTGATTCAAACGTTCTGAAGCTacctgtgattttcacacatcGAGATGTGATTTATCAAAATATTAACATTGTCACGTCACCCAGCCTTGGTGAAGGAACGtcagtgatttttattaaactaGTTCTGTGTGTTACGCTTTTACAGTTCTCCATAACTGAGAAGATGAGTGATCTGAAGGATTGCCCTCCGCTCAAATACTACGACTTCAAGCCTGTGGAGCATGTGAAAGTGTGTCCTCGCTACACGGCGGTGTTGGGCCGCTCAGAGGACGATGGCATCGGGATCGAGGAGCTGGACACGCTGCAGCTGGAGCTGGAGACGCTGCTGTCCTCGGCCAGTCGACGTCTCCGGGCGCTGGAAGAACAGAGACAGGTCAGAAGTCGTATTTCACtgcctttcttctctttttctcttcttctcctcgcCTTGAgaagatctctctctctgtctctctctgtctctctctctgtctctctctccgtctctctctccgtctctctctgtctctctctctctctcacactctctgtctctctctctgtctctctctctctctcacactctctgtctctctctccatctctctctctctctctctctctcacactctctctgtgtctctctctctctctctctctctctctctctccgtctctctctgtctctctgtctctctctctctctctctctctcacacactctgtctttctctcacactctctgtctctctctctctctcacactctcacactctctgtctctctctctctctctctctctctctctctctctctctctctcacacacactctatctctctctccgtctctctctctctctctctctcacactctctgtctctctgtctctctcacactctcacactctctgtctctctctctccgtctctctctctctcacactctctgtctctctccgtctctctctctctctcacactctcacactctctgtcgctctctccgtctctctctctctctcacactctcacactctctgtcgctctctctctctctctcacacacacacagtctatctctctctccgtctctctctctctctctcacactctcacactctctgtcgctctctctctctctctcacacacacacagtctatctctctctctccgtctctctctctctctctctcacactctctgtctctctctctctcacactctcacactctttgtctctctccgtctctctctccgtctctctctctctctcacactctccgtctctctctatgtctctctgtgtctctctctctctctctctctctctctctctctctctctctccgtctctctctctctctctgtctctctcactctgtctctctcagccAGTGCATGACAACATGAAAATGATGCACTCTTCCCAACAGATCCTTACAGATTGGCAGGACAAAAAAGGCGACAAAAGGTTCCTGAAGATGGGGAAGGAAGTCGATCCGGCCGTGTCCTCTCGCCATCCCAAGCCTAAGAAGCCAAAGCTAGAAGGGAAGGCGGGTCACGGGCCCGGGCCCGGTCCGGGCAGACCCAAATCCAAAAACCTGCAGCCCAAAGTCCAGGAGTATGAATTCAGTGAAGACCCGCAGGACATACCTCGCAACCCCAAAAACGACGCTCCAAACAGGTGGGCTGATATTTAAAatgactgattttatttatttaagatctGTCTCGACTGGCAGTGTGGCAGATTGGTGAGGAAGTCTGGGCCGGTAGACCGTTAGAATGCACCAGGTCGGATGGAAATTACTTCTGTATCATATTTTTACTATTAATAACACAAGAGATGATAAGAACTTCGGTAAACTGTAACAGTATCATggttatatatgtaataaacatatttactgGAATGCACCGTAGTGCAGCGAGCACTTCAGCAAGTTCACACTTTAAATCTACTATATAGGTGAAAGCAAAAAGAAGTATTAAGAAAACAATAGGAAAAGATGATATTTCCACATATCAGGTAGAATATTTGATACAATACTGGAAGTGAAGAGTGGTGACCTTAACAAAGCTACTTATTCAGACGTTTCCTGGAGCAAATAATTGCGCTCTTGCACTGAATATCCTTCAAGCGTAGTTTTAATGTTTCTCCCCTAATCGATGAGGATACAGTGTGGAGAAAATCACAAGTTCAGTTTGTTCTTTAATGTATGATTATCATCTGTCAGATCTAGATAtatgtatgctgtgtgtgtgtgtgtgtgtgtgtgagacagattcTGGGCTTCAGTAGAGCCCTACTGTGCAGACATCACCAACGAAGAGATCAGAGTTCTTGAAGAACTTCTTAAACCGCCTGAAGATGAAGCGGAGTACTACAAGGTACTACACAGAATGCCAATTCTATCACTTTCTTTAAACTGGGATGAATTGATTGTTGAATTATTTCTAGCTATGAAATGAAAGGCGGATATTCTGTATcttttatactatatactacttataatagtaattttatttacagtagctTAAAGATTTTACGATCCATTGCCTCATTTTTCACAGTGTGAACTCTTGGTGTGTCAGCTGTGTGCGGGTTTGatataaattgtgtgtgtgtgtgtgtgtgtgtgtgtgtgtgtgtcagattcCTGCTTTAGGGAAGCACTACTCCCAGCGCTGGGCACAAGAGGACCTGCTGGAAGAGCAGCGAGAGGGAGCGCGAGCCAACGATAAGAAGAAAAGCATGCTGGGTCCACTCTCTGAGATCGACGCCAAAGGTAACCCAGACATCCGCTTTAGCTTGTTAGATGGACGCCGATGATAATGTGGCGCATGCAAATCTTTACTCTCTTTCGCATTACTGTTTTATAGATATTTGGAAGGTG encodes the following:
- the arpc4l gene encoding actin related protein 2/3 complex, subunit 4, like, with translation MTATLRPYLNAVRATLQAALCLENFSSQVVERHNKPEVEVRSSKELLLQPVVISRNDKEKVLIEGSINSVRVSIAVKQADEIEKILCHKFMRFMMMRAENFFILRRKPVEGYDISFLITNFHTEQMYKHKLVDFVIHFMEEIDKEISEMKLAVNARARIVAEEFLKNF
- the tada3l gene encoding transcriptional adapter 3, whose amino-acid sequence is MSDLKDCPPLKYYDFKPVEHVKVCPRYTAVLGRSEDDGIGIEELDTLQLELETLLSSASRRLRALEEQRQILTDWQDKKGDKRFLKMGKEVDPAVSSRHPKPKKPKLEGKAGHGPGPGPGRPKSKNLQPKVQEYEFSEDPQDIPRNPKNDAPNRFWASVEPYCADITNEEIRVLEELLKPPEDEAEYYKIPALGKHYSQRWAQEDLLEEQREGARANDKKKSMLGPLSEIDAKDVDALLKKSESQHEPPEDGCPFGPLTQRLLQALVEENIISPMEDSPIPDIPVKDDGAGTSPRSQGKAFSVPHTRSLEARIREELVAQGLLDSEERQGTGGDSEDEVLAELQKRQAELKALSAHNRARKQELLRLAREEMRKQELRQCVRVADNEVMEAFRRIMAARQKKRTPTKKEKDQAWKALKERERILKQLDG